ATTGTCGACGAGGTAGCGGATCGCATCGAGTATCGCCCGGTGGCAATACGCCTCCGGCTGCCCGCCCCGGCCGCGCATCCAGCCAGGCACCGGCAGCAGCGGCCGTACCGCCGCCCACTCCGCGTCCGTCATGTCCGTCGGATAACGCGGCTGCCGCAACCCGTTGTCGGCGGCGTTTCCGAACCGGTGAGCCAGACAGTCACACTCCCGGGTGACCAAGGTGGACTGCCCGGCCATCGGCACGGAAGACTGCAGCACCAGGGCCTCCTGATGTTGCTCGGTGATTCGACACCAACGAGCTGTTCAGGAGGCCCTACTCCTATGCGCCGAACACCCCACGACCACCCAATCGAGACTCCCGTTCGACGGACACAGCTCAAGACCGGAACGACAACAGCTACTTAGGATTTCAAAAGGCCACTCATCCGCCACGGGCTCAACCCGCCGCAGTGGGGCCGCCGGGCGGAGTCATTTCTCACCTGCCGAATCGCGTCCCCCAGGCACCGGGTGGAGTCAGAACTGCCGCCCTCCCATGGGATGCCAAGCAACTTCACTTGTCGGTCCCAGCGAAGCACCTTAGATAGCTGGCAAGCTGAGCACGCACCAGACGCAGCGGGCACCCTTTCGTAGGAGGTGCTCAGGCAATGACGAAGCTGGGGTGCAACAGTCCGGCAGGGTCGTACTTACGGGCCAGCTGCAGCAATCGGTCACGACGCTCGGCGTCGAAGAGTTCTGCGGCGGCACGTTGGTCGGGTCGTCCGAAAGTGAAGTTCGGCGAGCTGCCTACGGTGGCCCCGGACCAGTTGGCCAACAGTTCATCCTGCAGCGCCCGCGCACTTGCCGCGTTCGACGTGGTCGTCGGGGCTACCACACCTACAACACACAGCAGGTACATCGCCTCGCGGTGGCTGACTGCGTTCGGCACCCTCGGCGCAGTGGACAGCGCCCCACCGAGATGACGTACTGAAATGATGGAGCGAACCGACCGGCCTGGAGCCGATGCGGCGATGGCGTCGCGGAGGTGTTCCTCGTCGATCGCCCGCAGCAAGACGTTGTCGCCGACATACGCATGCGGCTGATCCGGTTCGCTGAAGACAGTGTCGGACCGTCGGTACGGGATCTCCTGCAAACCGTCGTGCGCAGGTTTCAACGCCCGCAACGGGGCCACCAACTCGTCTGCCTCCGCAGCCGAACCCAGGTAGGCGATCTGGACATGGGCCATGTGCCGCTCGGAAACCTCGAGCGTGGTCATCGCCGAGGTCATCTCCGAGGGCATTGCCGCCGTCCATTGCAGCCAGGTCGAGACCGCCTCCGGCGTCTCGCCCAGGTCAAACACCAGACCGCCCCCGACCAGCCTGGCGACCGGCATCAAAGCCATCTCCAGCCCGGTCACGATGCCGAAGCTCCCGCCACCGCCGCGGAGCGCCCAGAACAGGTCCGGCTCCTCGTGCTCCGAAACCGTCAGCACGGAGCCGTCGACGGAGACCAGCTCCAAGCGCGTGACATGGTCCGCGGCGAAGCCGTAGCGACGAGCCATCAGCCCGATGCCGCCGCCGAGCGTGTAGGAGACAGCGCCGACACCGGGCATGCTCCCGGACAGCGGAGCCAGACCGTAGCGTGCGGCGGCCTCGACCACGTCGCGCCACCGCGCTCCAGCGCCGATCCTCGCGGTGCCGGCGCCGGGGTCGATATCGACACTGTCCATCCTTCGCGTCGACACCAATACACCTTCACGGGCGAGCGGGTTGGCGAGTCCATGTCCCGTGGCCTGGACCGCGATCGGCATACATGACTCCGCGGCCTGCCGGACGGCCGCCACGACGTCGCCGGCGGACCGTGCCGCCACCACGTGGGCCGGCCGATGGTGCTCCCGCAACTGGAAGCCGGCACGGTGCTCGTCGTAGTCGGCAGACCCTGGGTGGTACGCCGCCGCTGATGCGGCGTCGGTCGTGTGGGCACTCATCGCGAGCACCTTTCTGGATCGGGGGGTGCGTGCGGGCACCTACGGCGAACAGGCAGCTCGTAGGCACGCATCCGCCAGCCTGACCGGGATATGCGCCGCATCGTGTCGCAATTCTTGAAAAGCTCGGTGGGTGACCCCAGATCGCTTCTTCAGCCTGATGCTGCTCCTCGAATCGAGGGAGGCCGTGACCACACAGGAACTTGCCTCAGCGCTCGGGGTGTCCCTTCGAACCATCACCCGGGATCTGAACTGGCTCCGCGACGCCGGTCTGCCGGTGACCGCACAACGAGGCCGCCTCGGAGGAGTGACCATGCTGCCCGGGTCCGGGCTCGACCTCACGCGGCTCACACCGGGCGAGCGTGATCATCTGTCACTCATGGGGCTGGATGAGAAGCAACGTGCGGAACTCGACGCATCGGTCGAAAGCCGGCGCGCGCTCTCCAAGATCGCCGCTGCACAGCCGCGTCGAGTTCATGAACTCCTGCCGCTCACCGACGTAGTGCACGTGGACAGCCGCCCCTGGCTCCACACACGAGGCTTCGGCACGACTCCGGCTTCGCTGATCGGCGCAGTGCGGCGAGGTCACCGGCTACGGATCGCGTACGACAGCCCACGCGAGTCATGCCCACGCGACCTGGTCGTGGATCCCTACGGGCTGTTGGCCAAGGCCGGCATCTGGTACCTCGTCGCCGACTGCGCCCGAGTGCCACGGCTGTACCGA
Above is a window of Streptomyces sp. NBC_00490 DNA encoding:
- a CDS encoding FAD-binding oxidoreductase; this translates as MSAHTTDAASAAAYHPGSADYDEHRAGFQLREHHRPAHVVAARSAGDVVAAVRQAAESCMPIAVQATGHGLANPLAREGVLVSTRRMDSVDIDPGAGTARIGAGARWRDVVEAAARYGLAPLSGSMPGVGAVSYTLGGGIGLMARRYGFAADHVTRLELVSVDGSVLTVSEHEEPDLFWALRGGGGSFGIVTGLEMALMPVARLVGGGLVFDLGETPEAVSTWLQWTAAMPSEMTSAMTTLEVSERHMAHVQIAYLGSAAEADELVAPLRALKPAHDGLQEIPYRRSDTVFSEPDQPHAYVGDNVLLRAIDEEHLRDAIAASAPGRSVRSIISVRHLGGALSTAPRVPNAVSHREAMYLLCVVGVVAPTTTSNAASARALQDELLANWSGATVGSSPNFTFGRPDQRAAAELFDAERRDRLLQLARKYDPAGLLHPSFVIA
- a CDS encoding helix-turn-helix transcriptional regulator — its product is MTPDRFFSLMLLLESREAVTTQELASALGVSLRTITRDLNWLRDAGLPVTAQRGRLGGVTMLPGSGLDLTRLTPGERDHLSLMGLDEKQRAELDASVESRRALSKIAAAQPRRVHELLPLTDVVHVDSRPWLHTRGFGTTPASLIGAVRRGHRLRIAYDSPRESCPRDLVVDPYGLLAKAGIWYLVADCARVPRLYRLERITTWKEVDRPRRIRESQTLATVAAALTAQWEHNHAIEVSATIDQTQIERAQRIFGLRLVLDDDEESATGRKVTIRFLHLEDVRALLPFGSAITVHGPTEARAHLRDLATNLAHHYAPSSTS